A window from Erythrobacter sp. YJ-T3-07 encodes these proteins:
- a CDS encoding YqaE/Pmp3 family membrane protein: protein MPIIILIATILLPPLGVALKHGLGTQFLISLVLTLIFYVPGLIYSLYVNYA from the coding sequence ATGCCTATCATCATCCTCATCGCCACGATCCTGCTTCCGCCGCTGGGCGTCGCGCTCAAGCACGGGCTCGGCACGCAATTCCTCATCAGTCTCGTCCTGACGCTGATCTTCTATGTGCCCGGCCTGATCTACTCGCTCTACGTGAACTACGCCTAA
- a CDS encoding ATP-binding protein translates to MKAQIEIGTDSAGQGICVDVEELLATRLLVQGNSGSGKSHLLRRLLEQTAGLVQQVVIDPEGDFTSLADAFDHIVIDGAAHSVREIEALAGRVRQHRVSVVLALDELEVEQQIRCAALFLTALFDAPREHWYPVLVVVDEAQMFAPAAAGELAEDTRRMTLSAMTNLMCRGRKRGLAGIVATQRLAKLAKNVAAEASNFLMGRTFLDIDMQRAADLLGMDRRQAERIRDLQRGHFLGLGPAISRRPVAVHIGDVRTGGKNAAEGLMPLPQASGEDLEALLHSELAEEAAKPAPPPPPPPKPADLEQAITARAAEQAQRSETGEYTAGDASSPEDQAPASPQDKEAALTRVIVELAAEEGATFQSSAALFRNFAQRCRQQGVPSAHVDMLEFRRLFAFAAAGLHELPEKLRETIEELSQAVPEDVLAPYLALAVSVARGASAPDEDELARVYGTSSPSRIRRLLEHMERQGLIVVREEFGGGRTIIVVGLEDLADAAATS, encoded by the coding sequence ATGAAAGCGCAGATCGAAATTGGCACGGATTCGGCCGGGCAAGGCATTTGCGTCGACGTGGAGGAGCTTCTCGCGACGCGATTGCTCGTCCAGGGCAACTCCGGCTCAGGCAAATCGCACCTGCTGCGCCGCCTGCTCGAACAGACGGCCGGGCTCGTCCAGCAGGTGGTGATCGACCCTGAGGGCGACTTCACCAGCCTGGCCGATGCGTTCGACCACATCGTGATCGACGGCGCGGCGCATTCGGTGCGCGAGATCGAGGCGCTGGCCGGGCGCGTGCGCCAGCACCGCGTCTCGGTCGTGCTCGCGCTCGACGAGCTGGAGGTGGAACAGCAGATTCGCTGCGCCGCATTGTTTCTCACCGCGCTGTTCGATGCCCCGCGCGAGCATTGGTATCCCGTGCTGGTGGTGGTCGACGAGGCGCAGATGTTCGCGCCTGCCGCTGCGGGCGAGCTGGCCGAGGACACGCGCCGGATGACGCTGTCGGCGATGACCAACCTGATGTGCCGCGGCCGCAAGCGCGGTCTGGCGGGAATCGTGGCGACGCAGCGGCTCGCCAAGCTGGCCAAGAATGTCGCGGCGGAAGCCTCCAACTTCCTGATGGGGCGCACCTTCCTCGACATCGACATGCAGCGCGCCGCCGATCTGCTGGGGATGGACCGGCGGCAGGCTGAGCGCATCCGCGATCTGCAGCGCGGCCATTTCCTCGGCCTCGGCCCCGCGATCAGCCGCCGCCCGGTCGCGGTGCATATCGGCGATGTGCGCACCGGCGGCAAGAACGCCGCCGAGGGTCTGATGCCGCTGCCCCAGGCCTCGGGCGAGGATCTGGAGGCGCTGCTCCATTCCGAACTGGCGGAGGAAGCCGCCAAGCCCGCGCCGCCGCCCCCTCCCCCGCCGAAGCCCGCCGATCTGGAGCAGGCGATCACCGCGCGCGCCGCCGAGCAGGCGCAGCGTAGCGAGACCGGCGAGTACACGGCGGGTGATGCATCCTCGCCCGAGGATCAGGCACCAGCCTCACCGCAGGACAAGGAAGCCGCCCTCACCCGGGTCATCGTGGAGCTGGCGGCGGAGGAAGGCGCGACCTTCCAGTCTTCAGCCGCGCTGTTTCGCAATTTCGCGCAGCGCTGCCGCCAGCAGGGCGTGCCGAGCGCGCATGTCGACATGCTCGAATTCCGCCGCTTGTTCGCCTTCGCCGCCGCGGGCCTGCACGAGCTGCCGGAAAAGCTGCGCGAGACGATCGAAGAGCTCTCGCAAGCCGTCCCCGAGGACGTGCTCGCCCCCTATCTCGCGCTGGCGGTGTCGGTCGCGCGGGGTGCGTCCGCGCCCGACGAGGACGAGCTTGCGCGCGTCTACGGCACATCCTCGCCCAGCCGCATCCGCCGCCTGCTGGAGCATATGGAGCGGCAGGGCCTGATCGTGGTGCGCGAAGAGTTTGGCGGCGGGCGTACGATCATCGTGGTCGGGCTGGAAGATCTGGCGGACGCAGCCGCCACGTCGTGA
- the acs gene encoding acetate--CoA ligase — MTSSAAPEGRVVHRVIATDAATALLGQIIERHGPVLIHQSGGCCDGSSPMVYPRSEFRLGGSDVLLGTIGTTPVYIGAAQFAAWKHTQLILDVVEGRGGMFSLDNGTGRRFLVRSRAYGEREIAMLHKADRLRAMQASIDGDADSFWLAEAHRLDWSVFPTKADESSFDKADFGIRWFADGELNVSVNCLDRHLETRGDQPAILFEGDEPGEGRTLTYRELHGQVCRFANVLKANGIGKGDLVILYMPMVPEAAIAMLACARIGAVHSVVFGGFSPDSLADRIDDCGATVVVTADEGTRGGKRIPLKANVDSALERASGVETVIVMRQTGGDITMREERDIWWEEACADASSECPPETMNAEDPLFILYTSGSTGKPKGVLHTTGGYLLWSTLTYDLLFGPEEGKDIADDLFWCTADVGWITGHTYVVYGPLSNGARTVMFDGVPNYPDPGRLWETSQRLGVTIFYTAPTAIRALMRQGDRWVLQHDLSSIRLLGTVGEPINHEAWEWYHDVVGRGECPIVDTWWQTETGGALIAPVPGATETKPGSATLPLPGVHPELVDGEGHVLAGATQGNLVLTRSWPGQMRTIFGDHDRLFQSYFSTFPGTYFTGDGARRDEDDYYWITGRVDDVINVSGHRMGTAEVENALDEHVLVAEAAVVGMPHDIKGQGIHAFVTLKAGEEGSDALRQELRDLVRGEIGPFATPDVIQFAPDLPKTRSGKIMRRVLRKIAEGQPEQIGDTSTLADASVVDALRANAPL, encoded by the coding sequence ATGACGAGCAGTGCCGCGCCGGAGGGCCGCGTGGTCCACCGCGTGATCGCCACCGACGCGGCCACGGCCCTGCTGGGCCAGATCATCGAACGTCACGGCCCCGTGCTGATCCACCAGTCGGGCGGGTGCTGTGACGGCTCAAGCCCGATGGTCTATCCGCGCAGTGAGTTCCGGCTCGGCGGGTCTGACGTGCTGTTGGGCACGATCGGCACCACACCGGTCTATATCGGCGCGGCACAATTCGCGGCGTGGAAACACACGCAGCTGATCCTTGATGTGGTGGAAGGGCGAGGCGGCATGTTTAGCCTCGATAACGGAACTGGCCGACGCTTCCTCGTTAGAAGCCGGGCCTATGGGGAGAGAGAAATCGCCATGTTGCACAAGGCAGACAGGCTTCGCGCCATGCAGGCATCGATCGACGGCGATGCGGACAGCTTCTGGCTTGCCGAAGCGCACCGGCTCGACTGGAGCGTCTTTCCGACGAAGGCGGACGAGAGCAGCTTCGACAAGGCCGATTTCGGAATTCGCTGGTTTGCCGACGGCGAACTGAACGTCTCGGTCAATTGTCTCGACCGCCATCTCGAGACGCGCGGCGACCAGCCGGCGATCTTGTTCGAAGGCGACGAGCCGGGCGAAGGACGCACGCTCACCTATCGCGAGCTGCATGGGCAAGTCTGCCGCTTCGCCAACGTCCTGAAAGCCAACGGGATCGGCAAGGGCGACCTGGTGATCCTCTACATGCCGATGGTGCCCGAAGCGGCGATTGCCATGCTCGCCTGCGCCCGGATCGGCGCGGTCCATTCGGTCGTCTTCGGCGGCTTCTCGCCCGACAGCCTGGCCGACCGGATCGACGACTGCGGTGCGACGGTGGTCGTCACCGCCGACGAAGGGACGCGCGGTGGCAAGCGTATTCCGCTGAAAGCCAATGTCGATAGCGCGCTGGAGCGCGCGAGCGGGGTCGAGACGGTCATCGTCATGCGGCAGACGGGTGGCGACATCACGATGCGCGAGGAGCGCGACATCTGGTGGGAAGAGGCCTGCGCGGATGCCTCCAGCGAATGCCCGCCCGAAACGATGAACGCGGAAGATCCGCTGTTCATCCTCTACACCTCCGGATCGACCGGCAAGCCCAAGGGCGTGCTGCACACCACCGGCGGCTATCTCCTGTGGTCGACGCTGACCTACGATCTGCTGTTCGGCCCTGAGGAGGGCAAGGATATCGCCGACGATCTGTTCTGGTGCACCGCCGATGTCGGCTGGATCACCGGGCACACCTATGTTGTCTATGGCCCACTCTCCAACGGCGCGCGCACGGTCATGTTTGACGGTGTGCCCAACTACCCCGACCCGGGGCGTTTGTGGGAGACCAGCCAGCGCCTCGGCGTGACGATCTTCTATACCGCGCCGACCGCGATCCGCGCGCTGATGCGGCAGGGTGATCGGTGGGTGTTGCAGCACGACCTGTCGTCGATACGCCTGCTGGGCACGGTGGGCGAACCGATCAATCACGAGGCATGGGAATGGTATCATGACGTCGTCGGTCGCGGAGAGTGCCCCATCGTGGATACCTGGTGGCAGACCGAAACGGGCGGCGCGCTGATTGCGCCCGTCCCCGGCGCGACCGAGACCAAGCCCGGCAGTGCGACCCTGCCCCTCCCCGGCGTCCACCCCGAACTGGTCGATGGCGAAGGGCATGTGCTGGCTGGAGCGACACAGGGCAATCTGGTTCTCACCCGCAGCTGGCCGGGGCAGATGCGCACGATCTTCGGCGACCACGATCGTCTCTTCCAGAGCTATTTCAGCACCTTCCCCGGCACCTATTTCACCGGTGACGGCGCCCGCCGCGACGAGGATGACTATTACTGGATCACCGGCCGGGTCGACGATGTGATCAACGTGTCCGGACACCGTATGGGCACGGCCGAGGTGGAAAACGCGCTCGACGAGCATGTGCTGGTGGCGGAGGCTGCGGTCGTGGGCATGCCGCATGATATCAAGGGCCAGGGCATCCATGCGTTCGTCACGCTGAAGGCCGGCGAAGAAGGCAGCGATGCGCTGCGTCAGGAACTGCGCGATCTGGTGCGCGGCGAGATCGGACCGTTCGCCACGCCCGACGTCATTCAGTTTGCGCCCGACCTGCCCAAGACCCGGTCGGGCAAGATCATGCGCCGGGTGCTTCGGAAAATCGCCGAGGGGCAGCCGGAGCAGATTGGCGACACTTCCACCCTCGCCGATGCGAGTGTCGTCGACGCCCTTCGCGCGAACGCTCCTTTATAG
- a CDS encoding zinc-dependent alcohol dehydrogenase — translation MSKTMKAAVVRAFGEPLRIEEVPVPEVGPGMIQVAIQASGVCHTDLHAAEGDWPVKPEPPFIPGHEGVGFVSAVGKGVTHVKEGDRVGVPWLYTACGHCTHCLGGWETLCESQLNTGYSVNGGFADYVLADPNYVGHLPDNVGFNEIAPVLCAGVTVYKGLKMTDTKPGDAVVISGIGGLGHMAVQYAVAMGLNVVAVDVDDAKLDLARRLGAVETVNARTESDPAAVVKRLTGGGARGALVTAVSEKAFEQAVGMIGRGATVALNGLPPGDFPLNIFGMVLNGITVRGSIVGTRLDLQESLDFAADGKVKATISTAGLDDINGVFDRMRQGKIEGRVVLDMTQ, via the coding sequence ATGAGCAAGACCATGAAAGCCGCGGTCGTCCGCGCATTCGGCGAGCCGCTGCGGATCGAGGAAGTGCCCGTCCCCGAAGTCGGCCCCGGCATGATTCAGGTGGCGATCCAGGCCTCGGGCGTGTGTCATACCGATCTGCACGCAGCGGAAGGCGACTGGCCGGTCAAGCCCGAGCCGCCCTTCATCCCGGGCCATGAAGGCGTGGGTTTCGTCTCCGCCGTGGGCAAGGGCGTCACGCATGTGAAGGAAGGCGACCGGGTCGGGGTGCCCTGGCTCTACACCGCCTGCGGCCATTGCACCCACTGCCTCGGCGGCTGGGAAACGCTGTGCGAGAGCCAGCTCAACACCGGCTATTCGGTCAATGGCGGGTTTGCCGACTATGTGTTGGCCGACCCCAACTATGTCGGCCACCTGCCCGACAATGTCGGCTTCAACGAGATCGCGCCGGTGCTGTGCGCAGGCGTCACGGTCTACAAGGGCCTGAAGATGACCGACACCAAGCCGGGCGATGCAGTGGTCATCTCCGGCATCGGCGGGCTGGGCCACATGGCGGTGCAATATGCGGTGGCCATGGGGCTTAACGTGGTCGCGGTGGATGTCGACGACGCAAAGCTCGACCTTGCCCGCAGGCTCGGCGCGGTGGAAACGGTCAATGCCCGCACCGAGAGCGATCCCGCAGCGGTGGTCAAGCGGCTGACCGGCGGCGGCGCGCGCGGCGCGCTGGTTACGGCGGTGAGCGAGAAAGCGTTCGAGCAGGCCGTGGGCATGATCGGGCGCGGCGCCACCGTGGCGCTCAATGGACTGCCGCCGGGCGATTTCCCGCTCAACATCTTCGGCATGGTGCTGAACGGCATCACCGTGCGCGGCTCCATCGTGGGCACGCGGCTGGACCTTCAGGAATCGCTCGACTTCGCCGCCGATGGCAAGGTCAAGGCGACGATCTCCACCGCCGGTCTGGACGACATCAATGGGGTGTTCGACCGGATGCGGCAGGGCAAGATCGAAGGGCGCGTCGTCCTCGACATGACCCAATGA
- the adh gene encoding aldehyde dehydrogenase translates to MDMQTSPAASMTAPFAGRYDNFIGGQWVAPKDGRYFDNISSITGKSVGNVARSQAADIEAALDAAHAAKDAWGRTSAGERALILNRIADRMEENLEKIAIAETWDNGKPLRETMAADIPLAIDHFRYFAGCIRAQEGGISEIDHDTVAYHFHEPLGVVGQIIPWNFPILMAVWKLAPALAAGNCVVLKPAEQTPASIMVLMELIGDLLPAGVVNVVNGFGVEAGKPLASSKRIAKIAFTGETTTGRLIMQYASENLIPVTLELGGKSPNIFFEDVFRDDDDYFDKAIEGFVMFALNQGEVCTCPSRALVHEGIYDRFMERAIARVEAIKAGNPLDMETMIGAQASSEQQQKILSYIDIGKQEGAELLTGGEAARFKGEIAGGYYVKPTVFRGNNRMRIFQEEIFGPVLSVTTFKDQDEALEIANDTLYGLGAGVWSRDANTCYRFGRAIKAGRVWTNCYHAYPAHAAFGGYKQSGIGRENHRMMLDHYQQTKNMLVSYSAKKLGFF, encoded by the coding sequence ATGGACATGCAAACCAGCCCCGCCGCATCGATGACCGCCCCGTTTGCGGGGCGTTACGACAACTTCATCGGCGGCCAATGGGTCGCGCCCAAAGACGGGCGCTATTTCGACAATATCTCCTCGATCACCGGCAAGTCGGTCGGCAATGTCGCGCGCAGCCAGGCGGCGGATATCGAAGCCGCGCTCGACGCAGCGCATGCCGCGAAGGACGCCTGGGGCCGCACCAGCGCGGGCGAGCGGGCGCTGATTCTCAATCGCATCGCCGACCGGATGGAGGAGAACCTCGAAAAGATCGCCATCGCGGAGACCTGGGACAACGGCAAACCGCTGCGCGAGACCATGGCCGCCGACATCCCGCTCGCGATCGACCACTTTCGCTATTTCGCGGGCTGCATCCGCGCGCAGGAAGGCGGCATTTCGGAAATCGACCACGATACGGTCGCTTACCATTTCCACGAGCCGCTGGGCGTGGTCGGCCAGATCATTCCGTGGAACTTCCCGATCCTGATGGCGGTGTGGAAGCTGGCGCCTGCGCTGGCGGCGGGCAATTGCGTGGTGCTGAAGCCCGCCGAACAGACCCCGGCCTCGATCATGGTGCTGATGGAGCTGATCGGCGACCTGCTGCCCGCCGGCGTGGTCAACGTCGTCAACGGTTTCGGTGTCGAAGCGGGCAAGCCGCTCGCCAGCAGCAAGCGCATCGCCAAGATTGCCTTTACCGGCGAGACGACGACGGGCCGCCTGATCATGCAATATGCCAGCGAGAACCTGATCCCGGTGACGCTGGAACTCGGCGGCAAGAGCCCGAACATCTTCTTCGAGGATGTGTTCCGCGACGATGACGATTATTTCGACAAGGCGATCGAAGGCTTTGTGATGTTCGCGCTCAACCAGGGCGAGGTGTGCACCTGCCCCAGCCGGGCGCTGGTTCACGAAGGCATCTACGACCGTTTCATGGAGCGCGCGATTGCCCGCGTCGAAGCGATCAAGGCGGGCAACCCGCTCGACATGGAAACCATGATCGGCGCGCAGGCCTCGTCCGAACAGCAGCAGAAGATCCTCTCCTACATCGACATCGGCAAGCAGGAAGGCGCCGAGCTGCTGACCGGCGGCGAGGCCGCGCGGTTCAAGGGCGAGATTGCAGGCGGTTACTACGTCAAGCCGACGGTGTTCCGCGGCAACAACCGGATGCGCATCTTCCAGGAGGAGATCTTCGGCCCCGTCCTCTCGGTCACGACCTTCAAGGATCAGGACGAGGCGTTGGAGATCGCCAACGACACACTCTATGGCCTGGGAGCGGGCGTGTGGAGCCGCGATGCCAACACCTGCTACCGCTTCGGCCGGGCGATCAAGGCCGGGCGCGTGTGGACCAATTGCTACCACGCCTATCCCGCGCATGCGGCCTTCGGCGGCTACAAGCAGTCGGGCATCGGGCGCGAAAACCACCGCATGATGCTCGACCACTATCAGCAGACCAAGAACATGCTGGTCAGCTACAGCGCGAAGAAGCTCGGCTTCTTCTGA
- a CDS encoding GAF domain-containing protein has protein sequence MAVEHEDSVEKVLHSSSSAAQSFVAASWCRSGLKHGLDAGADQARELVPGSELTQRRERHGLMLEVARPLLDQLFQTVAATGCAVMLSDKDGVILESRSQTGDRAMFDQVGLTPGGVWSESREGTNGIGTCLVEGRPVTIHRDEHFASRNIGISCMDAPVRDAAGRLVAALDISNCRDDHSAAMGALVQKIVQDAARRIESGVFRKFFEGHRIIDANLPGGEAALLAVDRDDLVIGATYAARHRLNLSDDCLTGSRSASEILGGEDAASFRDSERAVLRRALAQADGNATRAAKALGIGRATLYRRMEKVGLARG, from the coding sequence ATGGCAGTCGAGCACGAAGACTCCGTCGAGAAGGTCCTGCACTCTTCTTCTAGCGCCGCGCAATCCTTTGTCGCGGCCAGCTGGTGTCGCTCGGGCCTCAAGCACGGACTCGATGCAGGCGCCGACCAGGCGCGCGAGCTGGTTCCCGGCAGCGAGCTGACGCAGCGCCGTGAACGTCACGGCCTGATGCTCGAAGTGGCGCGGCCGCTGCTCGACCAGCTGTTCCAGACCGTCGCCGCCACCGGCTGCGCGGTCATGCTGTCGGACAAGGATGGCGTCATCCTCGAATCGCGAAGCCAGACGGGCGACCGCGCAATGTTCGACCAGGTCGGGCTGACCCCGGGCGGCGTGTGGAGCGAAAGCCGCGAAGGGACCAACGGGATCGGCACCTGTCTTGTCGAAGGCCGGCCGGTCACCATCCACCGCGACGAACATTTCGCCTCCCGCAACATCGGTATCAGCTGCATGGACGCGCCGGTGCGCGATGCGGCGGGGCGGCTTGTAGCCGCGCTCGACATCTCCAATTGCCGCGACGATCACAGCGCGGCGATGGGCGCGCTGGTCCAGAAGATCGTGCAGGACGCGGCGCGCAGGATCGAAAGCGGCGTGTTCCGCAAGTTCTTCGAAGGGCACCGGATCATCGATGCCAACCTGCCGGGTGGCGAAGCGGCGCTGCTGGCAGTGGACCGGGACGATCTGGTGATCGGCGCAACCTACGCCGCACGCCATCGCCTCAACCTGTCCGACGACTGCCTGACCGGCTCGCGCAGCGCTTCGGAAATCCTCGGCGGAGAGGATGCCGCATCGTTCCGCGACTCGGAGCGCGCGGTGCTGCGGCGCGCGCTGGCGCAGGCCGATGGCAACGCCACTCGGGCGGCAAAGGCGCTCGGGATCGGGCGTGCAACGCTCTATCGGCGGATGGAAAAGGTCGGGCTGGCACGCGGCTGA
- the thyA gene encoding thymidylate synthase, whose protein sequence is MTESHYEQQYLDLMARIWREGDERVDRTGIGTRSVFGAQLRCSLADNAVPLLTTKRVYWKTAAREMLWFLTGETNIRPLVLQGVKIWNEWPHARYVKETGDDLPLDEFVRRIADDESFAARWGDLGPIYGKQWVDWPTYRYRPDGLYEKGEGIDQVSQVIDSLCTNPGSRRHIIEGWNVAELDRMALPPCHKTYQFHVGANGTQLNCLLYQRSCDVALGLPFNLFGAALLTRMIAQQTDLEPGELVWMGGDTHLYLNHAHLIEEQLDREPRGAPRLEITRRPPGIFDYAIEDFSVSGYDPHPPIKAPVAV, encoded by the coding sequence GTGACCGAATCGCACTACGAACAGCAGTATCTGGACCTGATGGCGCGCATCTGGCGCGAGGGCGACGAGCGGGTGGACCGCACCGGTATCGGCACGCGCTCGGTATTCGGCGCGCAGCTGCGGTGCAGCCTTGCGGATAATGCCGTGCCGCTGCTGACCACCAAGCGAGTCTACTGGAAAACCGCCGCGCGCGAGATGCTGTGGTTCCTGACCGGAGAGACCAATATCCGCCCGCTGGTGCTGCAGGGGGTCAAGATCTGGAACGAGTGGCCGCATGCGCGCTACGTCAAGGAGACGGGCGATGATCTGCCACTCGACGAGTTCGTCCGGCGAATCGCCGATGACGAGTCCTTCGCCGCGCGCTGGGGCGATCTGGGTCCGATCTATGGCAAGCAGTGGGTCGACTGGCCGACCTACCGCTATCGCCCCGATGGCCTGTACGAGAAGGGGGAGGGGATCGATCAGGTCAGCCAGGTGATCGATTCGCTGTGCACCAATCCGGGCAGCCGCCGCCACATCATCGAAGGCTGGAACGTCGCCGAGCTGGACCGGATGGCGCTGCCGCCGTGCCACAAGACCTATCAGTTCCACGTCGGCGCGAATGGTACGCAGCTCAACTGCCTGCTCTATCAGCGCAGCTGCGATGTCGCGCTGGGCCTGCCGTTCAACCTGTTCGGCGCGGCGCTGCTGACGCGGATGATCGCGCAGCAGACCGATCTGGAGCCGGGCGAACTGGTGTGGATGGGTGGCGACACGCACCTCTATCTCAACCACGCTCACCTGATCGAGGAACAGCTCGACCGGGAACCGCGCGGGGCCCCGAGGCTTGAGATTACAAGGCGTCCGCCGGGCATCTTCGACTACGCAATCGAGGATTTCTCGGTCAGCGGCTACGATCCCCATCCGCCGATCAAGGCACCGGTGGCGGTCTGA
- a CDS encoding 3-methyl-2-oxobutanoate dehydrogenase (2-methylpropanoyl-transferring) subunit alpha has protein sequence MADRPERTDNKPQLSLHIPEPNYRPGADEVDFSAIEIPEAGAQPRPDEACDPTETHGLCTDLIRVLGEDNRAHGPWDPKLDPDTLREMLHHFSLVRAFDERMFRGQRQGKTSFYMKCTGEEATSISTSMALQQDDMVFPSYRQQGVLIARGYPLLEMINQIYSNSGDKLKGRQLPIMYSSREHSFFSISGNLATQVPQAVGWAMASAIKHDTRIAASWVGEGSTAEGDFHAACTFASVYNAPVILNVINNQWAISSFSGFAGSERATFASRAIGYGLAGLRVDGNDPLACYAAERWAANRARTNSGPTLIEFFTYRAEGHSTSDDPSGYRSAQERDAWPLGDPVVRLKNHLIELGEWDEDRQAEMDLKAAEKVKADTKEAEKNGILGHGMHQPFHTMFEDVFEEEPWHLKEQNAQSQAERDKKYPDGVPH, from the coding sequence ATGGCCGATCGGCCCGAGCGAACCGACAACAAGCCGCAGCTTTCGCTGCATATTCCTGAGCCCAACTATCGTCCCGGGGCGGACGAGGTGGACTTTTCCGCCATCGAAATCCCCGAGGCTGGCGCCCAGCCGCGCCCCGACGAGGCCTGCGACCCGACCGAAACCCACGGTCTGTGCACGGACCTGATCCGGGTGCTGGGCGAGGATAACCGGGCGCACGGTCCGTGGGACCCCAAGCTGGACCCCGATACCTTGCGCGAAATGCTGCACCACTTTTCGCTGGTGCGCGCGTTCGACGAACGCATGTTCCGCGGGCAGCGGCAGGGCAAGACCAGCTTTTACATGAAGTGCACCGGGGAAGAGGCGACCAGCATCTCCACCTCGATGGCGCTCCAGCAGGACGACATGGTGTTCCCCAGCTATCGCCAGCAGGGCGTGCTGATCGCGCGGGGCTATCCGCTGCTCGAGATGATCAACCAGATCTACTCGAACAGCGGCGACAAGCTGAAGGGCCGCCAGCTGCCGATCATGTATTCGAGCCGCGAGCACAGCTTCTTCAGCATCTCGGGCAACCTCGCCACGCAGGTTCCGCAGGCGGTGGGCTGGGCGATGGCGAGCGCGATCAAGCATGACACGCGCATTGCCGCGAGCTGGGTGGGCGAGGGGAGCACGGCGGAAGGCGACTTCCACGCCGCGTGCACCTTTGCCAGCGTCTATAACGCGCCGGTGATCCTCAACGTGATCAACAACCAGTGGGCGATTTCCAGCTTCTCCGGCTTTGCGGGCAGCGAGCGGGCGACCTTCGCCAGCCGCGCGATCGGCTACGGCCTCGCAGGCCTCAGGGTCGACGGTAATGATCCGCTCGCCTGCTATGCGGCAGAGCGCTGGGCGGCGAACCGCGCGCGCACCAATAGCGGGCCGACGCTGATCGAGTTCTTCACCTACCGCGCCGAAGGGCACTCCACCTCGGACGATCCCAGCGGCTATCGCAGCGCGCAGGAACGCGATGCCTGGCCGCTTGGCGATCCTGTGGTCCGGCTCAAGAACCACCTGATCGAACTGGGCGAGTGGGACGAGGACCGGCAGGCCGAGATGGACCTGAAGGCGGCCGAAAAGGTCAAGGCCGACACCAAGGAAGCCGAGAAGAACGGCATCCTGGGCCACGGCATGCACCAGCCCTTCCACACCATGTTCGAAGACGTGTTCGAGGAAGAGCCCTGGCACCTCAAGGAACAGAACGCGCAGTCGCAGGCAGAACGCGACAAGAAATATCCGGACGGGGTGCCGCACTGA
- a CDS encoding alpha-ketoacid dehydrogenase subunit beta, with amino-acid sequence MSETKEKPKQGRDATGDDRRLNMIEAINDALDVAMGRDDNVVVFGEDAGYFGGVFRCTAGLQEKYGKTRAFDTPISECGIIATAIGMGAYGLRPVPEIQFADYIYPGYDQIISEAARLRYRSAGEFSAPITIRSPFGGGIFGGQTHSQSPESLFTHASGIKTVIPATPYDAKGLLIAAIEDNDPVIFFEPKRIYNGPFDGFFDRPVKNWKSHPDSVVPEGHYAIPLGKARLVTEGEQLTVLTYGTMVHVAKAVMEEKGVEADILDLRTLVPLDIEAVEKSVKKTGKCLIIHEATRTSGFGAELSALVQERSFYHLEAPIERVTGFDTPYPHSLEWAYFPGPVRIGAALDKLLSE; translated from the coding sequence ATGAGCGAGACGAAAGAAAAGCCCAAGCAGGGCCGCGACGCGACCGGCGACGATCGCCGCCTCAACATGATCGAGGCGATCAACGACGCGCTCGACGTGGCGATGGGCCGCGACGACAACGTGGTCGTGTTCGGCGAGGATGCCGGCTATTTCGGCGGGGTCTTCCGCTGCACCGCGGGGCTGCAGGAAAAATACGGCAAGACCCGCGCGTTCGATACGCCAATCTCCGAATGCGGGATCATCGCGACGGCTATCGGGATGGGGGCCTATGGCCTGCGCCCGGTCCCCGAGATCCAGTTCGCCGACTATATCTACCCCGGTTACGACCAGATCATCAGCGAGGCGGCGCGCTTGCGCTATCGCAGCGCGGGCGAATTCAGCGCGCCGATCACGATCCGCTCTCCCTTCGGTGGCGGCATCTTCGGCGGGCAGACGCACAGCCAGAGCCCCGAATCGCTGTTCACCCATGCATCGGGCATCAAGACGGTCATTCCGGCGACGCCCTACGACGCGAAGGGCCTGCTGATCGCCGCGATCGAGGATAACGACCCGGTCATCTTCTTCGAGCCCAAGCGGATCTACAACGGCCCGTTCGACGGCTTCTTCGACCGTCCGGTGAAGAACTGGAAGTCGCACCCCGACAGCGTGGTGCCCGAGGGGCATTATGCGATTCCGCTGGGCAAGGCGCGGCTGGTGACCGAGGGCGAGCAGCTGACCGTGCTGACCTATGGCACCATGGTCCACGTCGCCAAGGCGGTGATGGAGGAGAAGGGCGTCGAAGCCGACATCCTCGACCTGCGCACGCTGGTCCCGCTCGACATCGAGGCTGTGGAAAAGTCTGTGAAGAAGACGGGGAAATGCCTCATCATTCACGAGGCGACCCGCACCTCAGGCTTTGGTGCGGAGCTTTCCGCGCTGGTGCAGGAACGCAGCTTCTATCATCTCGAAGCCCCGATCGAACGCGTGACCGGCTTCGACACGCCCTATCCCCACAGTCTCGAATGGGCCTACTTCCCCGGCCCGGTGCGCATCGGCGCGGCCCTCGACAAGCTTCTGAGCGAGTAA